The following is a genomic window from Pelobacter seleniigenes DSM 18267.
TTTTGTCAACCAAGGCCTGGCAATTCTGGTAAGCTATCGCGGTTGGGATGCGTGTTAAAAGGAGTTCAGTATGAACATGAAACCAGCGGGAGCGGGGAAGAGCAGTTTTGATCTGCTGGCCGGGAATAAGGCATTTGACTTGATGGCGATCAAGGTTGGTTCCAGTTTTCTTGATCTGGCCTGTGGCTTTGGCCGCTACAGTCTGTTTGCGGCCGATCTGGTCGGGCCGAGCGGGCAGGTCCATGCCCTCGATCTTTGGGAAGAGGGGATTCTGCAATTACAGCAGCAGGCCGCGCAGGAACAGAAGGCGAACATTACGGCCCTGGTTGGTGATATTGCCGGTATCCCGTTGTCAGCGGCTTCCGTCGATTGTGCGCTGCTGGCCACTGCGTTGCATGACGTTGCGCAGCCGCAACGGGCGGCCGTGATTAGGGGGGTGCACCGGGTGTTGAAACCCGGGGCGCACTTCTGTGTGATTGAATTCAAGCGGCGGCAGGACGGCCCCGGACCGCCCTTGGCCATCCGCCTCGCTCCTGCGGATGTGGAAACCCTGGTCCTGCCGGCAGGGTTTGAGACTGTTGCCAGTGAATCAGTGGGGGAGGCCCTGTATCTGCTCAAATTTCGAAAAAAAACCTAATGAGCGTTCGGCTGAGGCACCTCCTGGCAGGGATGCGCCTCAGCCGAACGGCCAAAAGTGCTCTGATCTCTGTTCTGCTCATTTTCAACCTGAGCAGGCGCCATTTACCCGATGGAAGCTGGCAGCGGCCAATCGGTTTCATAGCCGGGCGGGTAGAAATTTTCTTTGCAGCGGTTGAAGTAGCCGTACTGAATCCGGGGGATTTCCCGCTTGATCCGGTCCAGCATGGTTTTCATGCCGATCCCTTGCCCCTCGGCGCCCATGGCGCGCCAGTACATTAACGGATCGATACTCAGATTGCGCATCTGAATCAGATCGATACCGATCTCTTCGATGACTTCCTGCAGGCGCTCAACTTCGTCTTCGCGGTCGCTGATGCCTGGAAAGACCAGGTAGTTCAGCATGGTGAACATGCCGTGCTGCTTGGCACGGCGCGCGGATTCCATGACATCGCTGAAACGGTAGTGGCGGGGGCGGTAGTAGGCGTTGTAAAAGCGCTCCTGGACTGAGTTGAGGGAAATCCGGATCGAATCGACTCCGGCCTTGGCCAGCTTGTCAATAGCATCCGGTATGGAGGCATTGGAGTTGAAGTTGATGGTTCCGCGGGTGGTCTGTCGGCGCATTTCCCGGACCGCGGCGGCAATGGTATCGGTCTGCAGGATCGGATCTCCTTCACAGCCCTGGCCGAAGGAGACAATGGCATTCTCCGCGTGCTGCAAGTGCGGAACTGCAACCTGGCAAATTTCTTCGACCGTCGGTACAAAATCCAGCCGATCCTGGCTGGACTGACAGGCTTTGGGTTCTTCTTGATAGGAAATGCAGCCCAGGCACTGGGCGTTGCAGGCCGGTGAGGTGGGCAGGGGCGCTTCCCAGCGACCGAAAAACAGATTTTTTGCGGCAAAGCAATGGTAATCGAGGGCGCAGCGCGACAGTTGCACCACCAGTCGATTCTCCTGCTGCTCGGCAACCCGGCGGCGTACCAGCGGATCCAGCAACCGATCGTCAAAGTATTGCGGTTCCCATTGACGATTACGGTCGACCCGGACCGCGGCCACGTAAAAGCGCTCTTCTTCGACACACCAGCCGACCGCGGTATAGGACCAGAGGGTGAGTTCAACCTTTTTTTGGGTATAGTCTGCCGCGGGCAGAAGAGTGCGGGTGAAGGCTGGCGTGACAAAGGCTGAAACCGCCTGGACAGGACCGCCGCCCCAGCTTTTCGGTAACGCGGTCAAGGTTTTCCGCTCGCCGCTGCGGCGATCAAAACCGATCGGTGGAGTATCGGGAATGGTGAACAGGCGGCTGCCTTCCGGGAGGGGAATCAGTTCGTCTGCTTGCGGGCGGCAACAACTGGTTCCGTTCATTCCCGCCATTAGCAGTTCGGGGTATTCAAAGACTTCACCGGTGGCGTCAGCGACAACGGTCAGAAATGTTTTTGTTCGGCTCATTGACGTTTATCCTTTCATGTCGGCGGAGAATATCATAACCGCTGCAGCGCGACAATTTCTCATTGACAGCGGCGAAGGGCCGGGTATTCTGCGCACATGAAAATCCTTTTGACGACCCTGCACAGCAAATATGTCCATGCCAGCCTCGCGCTGCCTTATTTAAAGGCCTATTGCCAGGATATCTGTCCGGATATGGCGATCCGCGAATATTCTGTCAACGAGCCAAAAGAGGTGGTTCTGGCACAAATGATGAGCCTTCACCCCGAGGTGATTTGCTTCTCTGTATATCTGTGGAATCGTTGTGCCACCCTGGACCTGGCGGCCTGCGTCCGGCGCATCGACCCCGCTATCAAAATTGTCCTGGGGGGCCCGGAAGTCTCTTTTGAGGAGGATAGCTTTTTCGACCGATTTGAGGTGGATGCCATTATTCGCGGGGAAGGGGAGATCCCGCTGCGCCATCTGCTTGCTGCCTGGCAAAATGATCGGCTACCTGCTGCGTTTCCGGGACTGCAGTTGCCTGCAGTTCAAAATCCTGCCGATACCAGTCTGCTTGCATCCCTGGATGCTATCCCCTCTCCGTTTCAGGCCGGTCTGGTTGATTTGAGCAAAGGGCTGGTCTATTTTGAGAGCAGTCGCGGTTGCCCCTATTCCTGCAGCTTCTGTATGAGTTCACTGGATGAGCGGGTGCGGTCATTTTCTATGGAGCGGATCCAGGTCGATTTGCTGCTGTTGCTGCAGAGCCGGGTCGCCCTGATCAAATTTGTCGACCGGACTTTTAACTATGATCCGGCCCGGGCCTATCAGCTGTTTTCTTTTATCCTGGCCAATAATATCGCCAGCCAATTTCATTTTGAAATCGGTGCCCATCTGCTTGATGAACAAACATTGCGGCTGCTGGAGCAGGTTCCTCAGGGGGTGTTTCAGTTTGAGATCGGTGTCCAATCGACTCTGCCGGAAACCCTGCAGTTGGTCAGACGGCAGGCCTCGCTGGATAAGCTGGAGCAGAACATTCGCCGCCTCAAGCAGCGGACCGCAGTCCATGTGCATCTCGATCTGATTGCGGGGCTGCCAGGTGAAAGCTACCGACAGTTTCTGCACTCGGTCGATCGGACCTGCGCCCTCGGCCCCGATCACCTGCAGTTGGAACCAGTCAAGTTGTTACCGGGAGCACCGCTACGCGCCCAGGCGAAGACCTGGGGCATCCGCTTCGATCCGCAGCCGCCTTATACGATCCTGGCGGCGGACTCCATCTCTTTCGACGAGTTGGAACGGATCCGGGGGATCGGCCGCCTGCTGGATCTGGTCGTGAACAGCGGGCGCTTTCAGCACAGTCTGAACGGTCTGCAGGCTCTGGGTTTGTCGGTTTCAGCGGTTCTTGAAGGGCTTGACCGGTTCTGGCGGGACAATGATCTTTACCGGCAAGGGCGTTCTTTACGGGCGCTCTATTTTGAAATCGATGGTTATCTGAAAAAGAACTTCTCAGGACTGGAACTGATGCGGTTGCGGGAATCCCTGGGGCGGGATTTTGCCAGCCATGAGCGGGTGGTCAGTGGCTCGGCCCCGGATTTTTTCGACGTCAAGCTGACCGCTGCGGAAGCTGCTGCGGTTAAGCAATGTCTCAAAGCAGAGTTGGATCGCCTCGAACGCCAGGGGAAAATCCAATATTTTGCCGCTGCGTTTCAACATCTGCCGGATTATCCCGCCGGCCGGACTCTTCTGCTGTTTCTTTATCACAGCAAAACCGCAAGCGGCCTGGACGTGAAGGAACTTGCGGTGCGCTGATTCCTGAACGGTCTGACCGCCGGACAGGTCCACGACCTGTCCGGCGTCTTTTTTGCTGCTGCTACTTCTTGGCGCCGCAGGCCACTTCCACCCGGCGGTTGAGGGCTCTTCCTGCGGCCGTGTCATTGCTTGCTACCGGTTTGTCTTCGCCGAATCCGCGGGCGGTCATGCGCACGGCGGGGATGGCGAATTTCTCGATCAAGCGGTTTTTGACCGCTGTGGCCCGCTGAACAGACAGTTTCTGGTTGTATTCCGCGGCACCGCTGCTGTCCGTGTGGCCGTCGATATAAACCATATTGCCCGGATATTCGTTGATACACTGGGCGGCTTTGGCAATTTCTCCGTCATATTCAGGTCCGACCTTGCTGCTGTCATGACCGAAGTTGATCCTCAGGGTCAGAGTGGTCGGGCAGCCATGCGTATCGACGGAAACCCCGGCTGGGGTATCGGGGCACTGGTCAAGATAATCGAAAACCCCGTCCTTATCGCTGTCCAGGGGACATCCATCGGCATCGACCGGAGCGCCGGCCGGAGTTCCCGGACATTTATCCAGGTAGTCGTACACGCCGTCCCCATCAGTATCCAGCGGGCATCCGTTGCGATCAACCGCGACCCCGGCGGGAGTTCCCGGGCATTTGTCGAGCTGGTCATAGACCCCGTCCTTATCGCTGTCCAGGGGGCAGCCGTTCATATCAACCGGGGTTCCGGCGGGAGTTCCCGGGCATTTGTCAAGGTAGTCGTAGACCCCGTCTTTATCACTGTCAAGCGGACAGCCGTTATTGTCGACGGCAACGCCGACCGGAGTGTTCGGGCAGCGGTCGATGTTATCAAATACGCCGTCGCCGTCACTGTCGACCGGAACGGCCGCAGGTTTGGGTTCCGGAGCACTGATCGGCTCGGCTTTGGGAGCCGGACGACCAAGCTGAAAGGTGAGCCCCACCGAGTACTGCAAGCTGTTGTCTGGCTCGGGGAAATCCAACAGGTGGCGAACATCGGCGCGCAGGGCGATGAGATCGTCAAGAATAAAATATTTCACCCCGATACCGTAATCGATCAACAGGTGTTCGCGGCTGCTGCCGTTATCCGGATCCGAAGTTATCGCCCCCAGACCGGCTGCCAGATAGGGGACCAGTTTCCCCTTGGGCCAGAGGTGATACAGGCCGTCCAGGCGATAGGTTTCAATAGTCGAGTCCGGTGCCGAGGAAGGATCGCCATCGGCATTTGTACGGGTGTAGACGGCTTCCAGTGACCAATTCTCGGTCAGGTTGTAACCGAGACCAAGCCCCCAGAAGTCGCTGTCATCCAGCGGCAGGTTTCCCTCGAATAAATGGCCGCCATAAAAAGGCGTCAGGGTGAATGCATTGGGCAGGTTTGCCGCCTGGGCGGTTAACCCAAGGCCACAGCACAAAGCGATAAGGAACAGAATTTTTTTTAGCATATTGCAGTCCTCCTTGATGGAATCACGGGATTTTCTCGAAAGGAAATAAAACTCAGGCCGACATTCTCATTAGAATATCAGCCTGAGTCTTATATTCAAGGCCTGCAATCGAATCAGCCTTCTTTATTTTGTTCTTTGCGGATATTGTGGGGTCTCCGGCGACCCGCGCAGCAACTACTTTAGCCAGAGGAAACATTCCGCGGCTTCGACCTGATCAAGGGCATCCGCGTCGCTGAAGAAATCCTGCCATAACTCTAGACAGAACTCGCAGAAAAACAGACATTGAGGGTTAAGCTCGGCAACGGTCGCATGCAGGTTGCGAGCAAAACTTTCCCACCTGGAATCATCAGTGACAGTCATTGCCGCGAGGTCGGCAAGGCAATTTTTATCTAGCGGGTTTGCGGCAAAGGGTTCCCCGAGCAGACGCTGGGCAACGGCGGTCATGAAAATGCCGGACAGGGTCAGTTGCTGAGCCTCTTCGTCTGCAGGGTCGGGGAGAGTGAAGGGGAGGGCTGTCGTGAACAGAAGCTCCAGCGCTTCGACCTGGGTGAGGCGACGGTCCACCAGCTCAAGGTCCTTGATTGAGGTCAGCTTCTGCAGCTGGCTTGGTGTTTCTGCTCCGGGAGCGCGATAAAACAGCGCTGGTTGTTCGAGCAGCGAGTCGATAAACAACAATTCCGGGTAATCCACAAACGGATAGATCGGGCCTTTTGCCAGGGTTTGCGCTCTGGCCTGGCGTTTTTTGATCAGGCTATGGCCTAACTGGAACAGGTGCAGCAGGTAAGTACTGTGGATGATCTGCTCGGCTTTACCGATATCGTTTCCGGCCAGATATTCCAGGGCCAGATTGAGGGTGTCATAGATACCCTGAACCGCTTGTGCTACGTCTTGAGGCGAGGCCAGGTCGGCCCGGTCGGCGCTCATTTTGCGGTTGGTCAGATGCATCAGTTCGCAAGCTGTTTCATGATCAATGCCAGCCGCAAGGATGTCTGCCAGCAGATGCTCGGGTTGGGCCTGGACCAACAAGGCAAGCGGGTTCTGCAGATCCTCCGCTTCCAGGGCAAAGTTGCTTTTTCCTCCCGGAACAAAGCTTTCCGGGTCAAGATAGCCGTAAATACTCCGGGCTTCCTGGTGGGGAATGATACCGAGGTCCAACAGGCGATTGTTGCGGGCCTGATAAATCTCTTCTTCCAGGGCAGTGAGATTTTCGCTACGGATCATTTCCATCAGCAGCAGATAGCTTTCCTGTTCCCGGTCCTGCCAGAGTTTCAGCATGGCACCGATGATTTTTGCGGCATCTTCACTGTGGTAATCAATGTCGTAAAGGGATTCCAGGCGCCTGGCGTTGTCAGCATCATCATCGTCGTAGGCTTCGATGCCGCGAATGATGGTCAAATGTTTTTTCAGGAACAGGGCCAGTACCTCAGGTTCGATTTGGCGGACCAACTGGCAGAGTTTTTCTTCACCGCATTGAGCCAGCAACTCCAGCCAACGGAGGGAGAGGACCGGACTCAACATGTCTCCATCCCAGCAGTCCAGGTCGAGCAGCAGGGTGATCTGTTCTGGACTGCTCAGGGCAAGGAGTTCCAGGGAATCTGTTGCACCAAGCAGATTGACCGTCAGATAGAGTTCCTGGGGATGAAGCAGGGGGACCAGGCGTTCGGCTTTTTGCGAATTGAGCAGCAGGTCGTATTTTTGTTTGCCCTGGGCGTTTCTGATCAGTGCCAATTGTTCCCGCGGTGTCAGGGCAGCGTATTCTGTGGGAGATATTTCCCTTTCTCCCTGGCGTAATACGGTGAGATGTCCCACCCGGCGTTCCGGGGGTAGTATTATCTTTGTCATATCTCGACTCCCTGTCAAAAATTGGTTCAAAAGGCCGCTACTTTAAAGCAGGGGCCGGAATTGTGCAATCATCATTAGCAGGATCAGAGCTCTCCTGATTTCAATGGTGGCACCGGGTGAGCGGTTTTACTTCATTTTCAGCACGGTAGTTGTTAACCTGATGCCGAAGAATTGTCATCCGTTAGCAAATGGTGCCCCTCGATACCATCTGATGATACCAATTGGGGTTGTTGATCGACGATAGAGGCTCCGGTGCGCAAGCTGTTTAACCGTTTTTCCATAAAAACCAAACTCTCACTGCTGGTCCTGACCATCTGTACTGTGCTGCTGGTGGTGATCAGCAGCGTCCTGTTGGTGACTGAATTTTACGCGCGCCAGGTCGCCTTGAAACAGAATATCAGAATCCTGGCAACTTCGTTGACCGAACAGCTCTGGCGACCACTATTACTGGAAAAATATGCTGAGGCCGAAACCTTGCTCGGGTCGTTGAATCGGCAGCGGAATATTCAGGCCGCCTACCTGTTCGACCGTACGGGGATCCCGGTGGCTGAATATCTGTCATACGATCGAAGTCGTATCACCATCCCGGCGCTTGAGAGGGATTTCTCTCAAAAAGGACAAGGTCAAGCAGGGACACTCCCTGTGGTTCAGGAAAAACTGTATTTAAAAGCGCATTACTTCAGTTCTTTTACACCGGTTAATTTCGATGGTCGCCAGATCGGAACCCTCTATCTGTTAAGCGATCTCGACAGCTTTTATGCCGGCCTTGGAGCCATCATCGGTGGGGTCTGCTGCGCTTTTGTGTTGTTGGGCTGTTTCTCCTGGATCTTGGCCGGCCTGCTCCAAAAGCCGGTCTCCGATCCGTTGCTGCGCCTGGCCACGCTGATGAAGCAGATTTCCCAGGAAAAAGATTATTCGGTCAGGGCCTTTGTGACCAGCCAGGATGAAATTGGGGCTCTGGTCAAGGGGTTCAACGGTATGCTGGCGCAGATTGAAAGGCATCAGCGGCAACTGAACCATCATCGGCAGAACCTTGAAAAAACGGTGGCTGCCCGAACTGCTGAGCTGCAGTTCGCCCTGGGCGAACTTGAGATCGCCCGGAACCAGGCTGACGCAGCTAACGCCGCCAAATCGGACTTCCTTTCGCGGATGACTCATGAACTCAGGACTCCATTGATCGGAGTGCTGGGCATGAATGAATTGCTGACCCGGACCAGCCTGACCGAACAGCAGAAGATGCTGGTTGATACAGTGCAAAGCTCCGGCGAGGAGCTGCTACGCTTGATCAGTGATGTTCTCGATTTCTCCCGTATTGAAGCCGGAAAAATGAATCTCCAGCCGGTTCCTGTCGAGCTGTTTCGCATCATTGAGAGCATTGTTGAACTACTCGCCCCTCAGGCGCGGGAAAAAAACATTACTCTGGCTTGCCAGATCCCCCTCGATTCCACCTGGCGGGTCAAAGTCGATGAGGTAAGGATGAGGCAGATCCTCATGAACCTCATCGGCAATGCCCTTAAATTCACTCGGCAAGGTTCCGTCATTGTCACCCTTTCCTGCCGAGAGCTGTCCGGTGGGGAAGGGGTCTTTACGATAGAGGTTGAGGACACTGGCTGCGGCATGGATGAGACCGCCTCCCGGCAGATCTTTGACGTTTTTTATCAGGCTGAAAACTCGGATACGCGGGCCAATAAAGGCGCCGGGCTGGGCCTGGCTATTGTCAAACAGCTGGTTGATTTAATGGCAGGACGCATAGAATTTTCTTCCACACCGGGCAAGGGCACTCTGTTCCGGGTTACTGTGCAATTGCCGTTGTTGGAAAAAGTTGATTTCAGACTGCCGGATGAGGCCATTGCTACGCCGCTCTTGCTCTGTGCCGAACCACGCGCTGACTTTAATATCCTACGCAGCTATCTCGATCAGCTGGGCTGTCGGTCGGTGGTGGCTGAAAATGCCGCTGATGTTTTCTATCAACTCAGTTCAGCCAGGCGTCGTGGCGAGTCTTTCCAACTGCTGTTGGTCGGGCAAATGGTTTGTCTGCCTGATGGCCGGCCGCTGTTTCAGGCCTTGCGGGAGGATGAATACAATCATGATTTGCGGCGTATTGTGATTTGGAACGATCACAGCCGGGTCGTTCCCATGCTCTCGGGCGAGACCCGTTTGAGCGGGCCACTGACATGGTCCGGTCTGGTCGATGCCATCCGGCAGAGTCATCATCAGCTGCATCTTGTAACGGGTAAGAAGCAACCCGAGGTTACGGCGGAGCAGGTGTCGACAGAAAGTGCTCCGCGCATCATGGTCGTCAGTTCCAACATTCCCAGCCGTGAGCTGCTGCGTCTACAGTTGTCCAGGGTCGGTTTTGCGGCGGATGTTGCCGGGAATGTAAATCTTCTGGGCGAACTGCAATCTTATGTCATGGTTATTTACGATCTGCCTCATTTGAACGAAGGTGACCTCCTGCAATTTTTGGCCGACCTTAAGGAACCAAGGCCCCTGACCGTTGTGCTGGCAGAGAAAGGCCTGCCGCCCGCAATGTCTTCCCACGTCGATGAATGCCTGCTTAAGCCGTTTGACATGGCTTCTCTTGAGCGGATCCTGGCGCCGTTGCAAAAGGCCGCTACCGCGGGAGATGACGGAGAAAGGGGCCATTGATGAAAATCAGTAAGCTGGTTGTATTATTTCTGGCCCTGGCCGGGCTGCTGGGGGCGGTGCTGGTTGCTGTCTGGTATTGGCCGACGCGTTTTTCTCAGGAAGAGCTGAGTCTGACCTTTGTTAAGGCCGCACCGATGTCGGGAGGAGGTTCCCAACTGACCCTGGATTTGACTGGCACGGGTTTTGATCGGGAAACCTCTGTTAATCTGTTGGTGAGCATTGATAACAACCAGGCGGTGGTCGGCTCTTTTCCTTTGCCCGGGATTTTTAACGAAAGCCTTGTTTATGGCCACATGCTTTATCTGGGCAGCAATAACGATGGACTCAAAGTTCTTGATTTAAGCAATCCCAGACAACCGCGACTGCTTGGCGACTATTTGGCGGGGCGCCGAGTGGTCCATATCAACCGGTCCGGAGAGCTGATGTTTGTCGCCCATGGCAAGCTCGGTGTATCGGTCATGAAAATCCAGCCGGATGGGTTGCTGACGCATGCAGCGGATATCCCGACCAGGCATATCATTACCAAGACCATCTATCGGGACGGTTTGCTCTATGCAGCTGCCGGAGATGACGGCCTGCTGGTGTTCGATGTGACGCAATTATCCCATATCCATTTGGTTAAACAGATGGCCGCAGGCGAGTTTATTACCGATCTGGCGATGTCCGGGGATTTTCTTTTTCTGGTGTCGCCACACCTGAGCGGGCTGAAAATTATCGATCTCAGGACTCCTGAACGGACGAAAGTCATGCCGACTTTCCCGCTGGCGGAAACCCCCAGGCAGATCACGTTCATGAACGATCTGCTGTATGTTGCGACCTCGCACGGTATTTCGGTTTTTGCTGTCGAGTCAGCAGGGCGATTGGTCTTTAAGCAGCATCTGACGGACTTCGTTTCTGCCGAAAAACTTTTTTTCGGCAACCAGCGGGTCTATATCTCTGATAGCTCTTCAGCTGTACGTATTCTGGATTTGCCACGGGGGCGGTTGTCCGATGGTTATCTGTTTGCAAGCGAGATTCGCTCAATTGCCGAGTCTGGTGACTATTTATATGTGGTCGGATCAAATACCGGCATTCTGATTGTTGAAAGTAAGGCGCTGATTCAAAAAAGCTCTGTCAAGTTGATTGATACTCCAGGCGACGCCCACGATATTCTGGTCCGTGATGGGGTGATGTATGTAGCCGATGGGCGCAGAGGCGTTGCGCTGACCGAACTCGCAGCTGCGGGCAAGGCATTGCATGGGTTCAGCTCCTTCTGGGGGCAGGCGCTGCTTGCCAAAGGTGATCTGCTGTTTGTCGCCCACGGTAAACAGGGGATCGGCGTGTACGATCTTTCCCGGCCCCGCTCGCCTGTTGCCATTGGGCGGTGGCCAACGCTGCCGGCGCGACAACTGGCCATGGTTGGCCGGTATCTGGTGGTTGCCAACGGAATCGATGGTCTGAGCTGTATCGATTATGCAGATATCGAGGCCCTTTTGGTGCGCGATTCTCTCTCCGATCTGCAGCCTCTGCAAATCTATTCGAGCGGCAGTCTGCTTTACGTCACCACCAAAAATAAAGGCTTGGCCATCTTCGAGTTGTCCACGGACGGACATTTCATGCTCCTCAGTACGCTGAATCTGCCGTTTCCAATGAATTATTTCGATCTGCCGGCAGGCATCGAGGTTGCCGCTGGTATCGCCTATATCGCGGACGGCCGTTCCGGGTTACTGGTGGTCGATGTCAGCCAGCCGGGCAAGCCGGAAATTTTGGCCTCGATGGCCCTGCCGGGCGAAAGCAAAGGGCTACTGGTCAGCGGTGGCATGGCCTATGTGATCAGTGGGCAGTACGGCGTGACGGTCGTCGATATTCAACGTCCGGCCAAGCCACGGGTCGTGGGGAGGTATAAAGTAGCGGGACTGTCCCGCAGGCTGGCCCAGGACAATGGTTACCTCTATTTGACGCGCAGTAAGGGCGGAGTTCTGGTGGTTCCTCTACCGGTCCCGGCTGAGAAGATTGAGTTGATCTCAAATGAGCATCTGCGCGCCAGCTTTCCCGCGCCGACGGTCCCGGGCGCATATGATCTGCAGGTCGGTCGCAGAGCCGAGTTGGTTATTGAACAGGGGTATTTGGATTATCCGTGACCTGTCAATTAAAAACGCAGGTCGATTCCAGCCCAGATCTGTCTACCAAGTTCGTATTCGTAGCCGTAACGACCGGATTGATACGATCTTTTTAACTTTTTATCAAACACATTGAAAATATCGAGCGAAAAAACGCATGCGTAGCTTTGGTAGGGAACTTCCCAACTGATCTTCCAGTCGAAGGTCACCGCACTGTGGGTGATTTTTTTTTCATAGATATAAGGGTCGGTCTGATCAGGGTTGACTTCACTCGGCTTGGTTGCTCCGGTATTATTCAACCGCCAGTATCTGCCGCGATATTTCGTCGTGTTTGTCAGTGTGACTCCATAGGGCAAACGGACACTGTAGATTAGATTGGCCACCATCGGACGGTTGAAATCCAGCCGAGGGATTTCATATTTGTAGAGCTCTTTGCCGTCGTACCAGATGGTCTCGGACAATTCCTGGTACGAAAATGAGACGTCATAATCCTCGTTGGTCGTGGTGGTCTGTTGCCAGGTTGCATTGATTTCAAAGAAATGGCGATTCCAGGAGCGCTGCCAGGCAAGCTGATAGCTTTCATGCTCCGATCGTCCGGAATTGATCAGCAGATAAATATCGGGTTCAGCTCCCGGTGTTGAAACTCTTTCCCGAGCAAATTCATGTTTGCTGATTTTTTTTATGTATTGGGCTTTCAGTTCACCACCGAACAGTTTCTGGATGATGCCTGCCGTGGTTTCATCGGTGTAAGGGGTGTCAACATGATCGACGTCATAGGTAAAAGGTGTCGATGAGCTCCAGTCGGAATCACTGTTACCGGCAGTGGTACGGAGCTGGTTTTCGGTAACGATCGCGCCATAAAGAGCCTGGGTCAGCAGGGTTCCACTGTAATAGCGGTTTTGGCCGGCGAACAGGATGGTGTCGCCAGTACCGAAGAGGTTGAGGGCAGTTGACAGCCTGGGCGCAATGTTTAAGTTCTCAGTGAAATTATCGTAGGAGGCCCTGACCCCGGGGAACAGTTCCAGGCGCCGCCAGGCCATTGAATCCTGCAGA
Proteins encoded in this region:
- a CDS encoding class I SAM-dependent methyltransferase, translated to MNMKPAGAGKSSFDLLAGNKAFDLMAIKVGSSFLDLACGFGRYSLFAADLVGPSGQVHALDLWEEGILQLQQQAAQEQKANITALVGDIAGIPLSAASVDCALLATALHDVAQPQRAAVIRGVHRVLKPGAHFCVIEFKRRQDGPGPPLAIRLAPADVETLVLPAGFETVASESVGEALYLLKFRKKT
- a CDS encoding radical SAM protein; amino-acid sequence: MSRTKTFLTVVADATGEVFEYPELLMAGMNGTSCCRPQADELIPLPEGSRLFTIPDTPPIGFDRRSGERKTLTALPKSWGGGPVQAVSAFVTPAFTRTLLPAADYTQKKVELTLWSYTAVGWCVEEERFYVAAVRVDRNRQWEPQYFDDRLLDPLVRRRVAEQQENRLVVQLSRCALDYHCFAAKNLFFGRWEAPLPTSPACNAQCLGCISYQEEPKACQSSQDRLDFVPTVEEICQVAVPHLQHAENAIVSFGQGCEGDPILQTDTIAAAVREMRRQTTRGTINFNSNASIPDAIDKLAKAGVDSIRISLNSVQERFYNAYYRPRHYRFSDVMESARRAKQHGMFTMLNYLVFPGISDREDEVERLQEVIEEIGIDLIQMRNLSIDPLMYWRAMGAEGQGIGMKTMLDRIKREIPRIQYGYFNRCKENFYPPGYETDWPLPASIG
- a CDS encoding B12-binding domain-containing radical SAM protein, yielding MKILLTTLHSKYVHASLALPYLKAYCQDICPDMAIREYSVNEPKEVVLAQMMSLHPEVICFSVYLWNRCATLDLAACVRRIDPAIKIVLGGPEVSFEEDSFFDRFEVDAIIRGEGEIPLRHLLAAWQNDRLPAAFPGLQLPAVQNPADTSLLASLDAIPSPFQAGLVDLSKGLVYFESSRGCPYSCSFCMSSLDERVRSFSMERIQVDLLLLLQSRVALIKFVDRTFNYDPARAYQLFSFILANNIASQFHFEIGAHLLDEQTLRLLEQVPQGVFQFEIGVQSTLPETLQLVRRQASLDKLEQNIRRLKQRTAVHVHLDLIAGLPGESYRQFLHSVDRTCALGPDHLQLEPVKLLPGAPLRAQAKTWGIRFDPQPPYTILAADSISFDELERIRGIGRLLDLVVNSGRFQHSLNGLQALGLSVSAVLEGLDRFWRDNDLYRQGRSLRALYFEIDGYLKKNFSGLELMRLRESLGRDFASHERVVSGSAPDFFDVKLTAAEAAAVKQCLKAELDRLERQGKIQYFAAAFQHLPDYPAGRTLLLFLYHSKTASGLDVKELAVR
- a CDS encoding OmpA family protein, which produces MLKKILFLIALCCGLGLTAQAANLPNAFTLTPFYGGHLFEGNLPLDDSDFWGLGLGYNLTENWSLEAVYTRTNADGDPSSAPDSTIETYRLDGLYHLWPKGKLVPYLAAGLGAITSDPDNGSSREHLLIDYGIGVKYFILDDLIALRADVRHLLDFPEPDNSLQYSVGLTFQLGRPAPKAEPISAPEPKPAAVPVDSDGDGVFDNIDRCPNTPVGVAVDNNGCPLDSDKDGVYDYLDKCPGTPAGTPVDMNGCPLDSDKDGVYDQLDKCPGTPAGVAVDRNGCPLDTDGDGVYDYLDKCPGTPAGAPVDADGCPLDSDKDGVFDYLDQCPDTPAGVSVDTHGCPTTLTLRINFGHDSSKVGPEYDGEIAKAAQCINEYPGNMVYIDGHTDSSGAAEYNQKLSVQRATAVKNRLIEKFAIPAVRMTARGFGEDKPVASNDTAAGRALNRRVEVACGAKK
- a CDS encoding DUF6178 family protein gives rise to the protein MTKIILPPERRVGHLTVLRQGEREISPTEYAALTPREQLALIRNAQGKQKYDLLLNSQKAERLVPLLHPQELYLTVNLLGATDSLELLALSSPEQITLLLDLDCWDGDMLSPVLSLRWLELLAQCGEEKLCQLVRQIEPEVLALFLKKHLTIIRGIEAYDDDDADNARRLESLYDIDYHSEDAAKIIGAMLKLWQDREQESYLLLMEMIRSENLTALEEEIYQARNNRLLDLGIIPHQEARSIYGYLDPESFVPGGKSNFALEAEDLQNPLALLVQAQPEHLLADILAAGIDHETACELMHLTNRKMSADRADLASPQDVAQAVQGIYDTLNLALEYLAGNDIGKAEQIIHSTYLLHLFQLGHSLIKKRQARAQTLAKGPIYPFVDYPELLFIDSLLEQPALFYRAPGAETPSQLQKLTSIKDLELVDRRLTQVEALELLFTTALPFTLPDPADEEAQQLTLSGIFMTAVAQRLLGEPFAANPLDKNCLADLAAMTVTDDSRWESFARNLHATVAELNPQCLFFCEFCLELWQDFFSDADALDQVEAAECFLWLK